The Nisaea sp. DNA window CATGGCGGTCTACAAACTGCCGCTGAACGAGGTCGTGTTCGATTTCTACGACCGGCTGAAAAGCATCTCGCGCGGCTATGCCAGCTTCGACTATGCGCTGGAAAGCTACGAAGAAGGCGATCTGGTGAAGCTCAGCGTTCTGGTGAACCAGGAGCCTATGGACGCACTCTCCATGATCGTCCACCGCAACCAGGCCGAGTTCCGGGGCCGGGCCATGTGCGCCCGCCTGAAGGACCTGATCCCGCGCCAGCTCTTCAAGATCGCCATCCAGGCGGCGATCGGCGGCAAGGTCATCGCCCGCGAGACCGTCAGCGCCATGCGCAAGGACGTCACCGCGAAATGCTATGGCGGCGACATCAGCCGGAAGAAGAAGCTGCTGGAGAAGCAGAAGGAAGGCAAAAAGAAGATGCGTCAGTTCGGCAATGTCGACATCCCGCAGAGCGCCTTCATCGAAGCTCTCAAGATGGGCGATAACTAGGGCGGGTTTCGGGCCTACGCCTTTCGCTCTTCGCCTTCTGCCACCACTCAAAAACCGTCATCCCGTCGAAAGACGGGACCCAGGGGATGGCGGGTACAGCTCCATGATCGCCTAGGTCCCGGCTTTTCGGCCGGGATGACGACTGAGGGTGATCGGGTCTAGCTCAACCCAGCCCGGACCTCGTCCGGCGTAGCCAGCGTGCCGCCAGCCGCTTCGATTAACTTCGCCGCTTCCTCGACCAGTGCGGCATTCGTTATCTCCACCCCGAATGGCTGGTCCTCCAGCCCGACCCGGACATGGCCGCCGCGCTCCACCGCGGGAGCAATCAGCGGGCGGATGTCGACGGCGAGGCCGGCGACCATCCAGGGGGTGCCGGGCGCCTCTTCCTCGCGCAGCGTGTTGTAGGCCTCCAGCGCATAAAGCTCCGGCGGGAAGCTGAAGGTCAGGCGGTCGGAGAACATGTAGCGGTAGAGCGGTGTCGGGCAGCCGGGTGTCGCGCGGTGCAGGGCCGCGCCCTGGCGGATGAAGCCGGGCTCGTAGATGGCGTAGCTCGGGTGCAGGCCCTTTTCGCGGCAGAGTTCCAGACCGTAACGGACATGGCTTTCCGGGTTCAGATAGGTGAAGCCCTCGCGGCCTTCAGCAATCCAGGCATCGTGGGTGATGTTGGTACTACCGGGATCAACCACGGACCATTCGATCAGGCCGCGTTCGGCCAGTCCCTTCACATGGGCGAAGCGTTGCGCCGGGCTCATCGTGTCGGAGACGTTCGGCAGGCCCGCCATCGGCAGGGTGCCATAGATGATCACTTTCTCATCCACGTCGCGGACCCGTTCGATCACCTCGGCATAGGCCTCGGTGGTATCGACCTGCAAGCCGGTTTCGGTGTCATAGGGGTGAAAATGGATGATCGCCGCGCCTGCTTTCGCGCAGGCGATGCAGTCAGCGGCAATCTCTTCCGGCGAGACCGGAATGGCGGGTTGGTTTTTCCGGGTCCAGGGACCGTTGACGGCGGCTTCCAACCAGATCTTGCTCACGGCGTATCCTTTTTCGCTGTCCCGCGGCCGTCACGACCCGGCGGGCAACAGGCCAGCTTTCTTAACGGGGCAAAAGCTCCCAGGGCCGCATCTTCGCTGCCTTCTTGGAGGTCCGGGCCAACCGGTCAATCAGGGATTGCATCAGATAGCGGATGTAGGGGTC harbors:
- a CDS encoding 3-keto-5-aminohexanoate cleavage protein, with amino-acid sequence MSKIWLEAAVNGPWTRKNQPAIPVSPEEIAADCIACAKAGAAIIHFHPYDTETGLQVDTTEAYAEVIERVRDVDEKVIIYGTLPMAGLPNVSDTMSPAQRFAHVKGLAERGLIEWSVVDPGSTNITHDAWIAEGREGFTYLNPESHVRYGLELCREKGLHPSYAIYEPGFIRQGAALHRATPGCPTPLYRYMFSDRLTFSFPPELYALEAYNTLREEEAPGTPWMVAGLAVDIRPLIAPAVERGGHVRVGLEDQPFGVEITNAALVEEAAKLIEAAGGTLATPDEVRAGLS